In one window of Tumebacillus algifaecis DNA:
- a CDS encoding ParA family protein: protein MAIVTSLINWKGGVGKTTLSYHLATGLAYKRKRVLLIDLDPQCNLSYLAIGAESYMQKVYEDHQRTLNDVFDGYFRNIPVLAHEIIQKKMVRSSPGNVYNHVDIILSHQDLRFLDHKLAQFQKHGLEYGEYAQHEIQKLSVLKNLLDQVEHEYDYIFLDCPPSVSYLTQNAFYTSHFYLVPALPDHLSTIGVSLIRNYMEKFDQQFAGLCAHVHTIDPYTVTKFGGTIFNRVREYRGTPRPYHRKFINSLRNKGVNVFDSYLVEGDGITLSSEHTVPIYAYEYLPKEKTNAEKQVICLTNLVTEFQIRIKEVLQDANI from the coding sequence ATGGCAATCGTCACCAGTCTTATCAATTGGAAAGGTGGGGTTGGAAAAACCACCTTATCCTACCACCTCGCCACAGGTCTCGCTTATAAGCGGAAGCGAGTCCTACTGATTGACCTAGACCCACAATGTAATCTCTCGTACCTTGCGATCGGTGCTGAGTCCTATATGCAAAAAGTGTATGAGGATCACCAGCGGACATTAAACGATGTGTTTGACGGTTACTTCCGGAACATCCCCGTCCTCGCACATGAAATTATTCAAAAGAAAATGGTGAGGTCTTCACCTGGCAATGTCTATAATCATGTCGACATCATCCTCTCTCATCAAGATTTGAGGTTTTTAGATCATAAACTCGCTCAATTCCAAAAGCACGGATTGGAATATGGTGAGTATGCGCAACACGAAATTCAAAAGTTGTCAGTCCTCAAAAATCTGTTGGACCAAGTTGAACATGAGTACGATTATATTTTCCTCGACTGCCCTCCCAGCGTTTCTTATCTTACTCAAAACGCCTTTTACACAAGCCATTTCTACCTCGTTCCTGCATTGCCAGATCATCTGTCCACCATCGGTGTTTCGCTAATTCGAAACTACATGGAGAAGTTCGATCAACAGTTCGCTGGTCTTTGCGCCCACGTACATACGATTGACCCCTATACAGTAACAAAATTTGGCGGAACCATCTTCAATCGTGTTCGTGAATATAGAGGCACTCCTAGACCTTATCACCGCAAATTTATTAACTCACTTCGCAACAAGGGCGTAAATGTTTTCGACAGTTATTTAGTTGAAGGGGATGGTATCACACTGTCTTCCGAACATACTGTCCCTATCTATGCCTATGAATATCTCCCCAAAGAAAAAACAAATGCAGAAAAGCAGGTCATATGCCTCACCAATCTGGTGACCGAGTTTCAAATTCGTATAAAAGAGGTACTTCAAGATGCAAACATCTGA
- a CDS encoding S-layer homology domain-containing protein, with translation MKPKKLSALLAALLVTAPVMPLATTESAFAATKLTAPTDVLLQPDRTVTWKTVANASGYSVKVYEAVTDKLIGERNVYNGTAKYALNDLLMQNGTYYARVTALGNSFTYTNSAESARSNTLTVSIKMTLPAPAQPTLTSEGLVTWPTGTNNGYLLSVYHAPSNTLVGSRLLNKDSTSADISPLIPALGNYYVKLLAKGDAATMEDSAESNASNAVELKPALRLTAPTTLALTEKRIATWNGVEGNNGYRISVYSAGINAIVGFLQAPKDSTQVDVSSLIRSTGNYYIRIQTLGANNSSSEDSASSASIQYFIEDNLYVVPQDKLTATTVTTDYAVHTDLQVERDTVLAELVADKSFTSMLVPVKVDSSDLSVQVQGQLALQLLSNSSSAKLRIHTSIGELTLPVQEIADMAHARSLNLADYTVQVDLKQTAAARPSEYETIPLQLSLSLVDKNKQAVSIVDSKSYLTLTIPVPGAKSSDLKTLSGVRLTDTFEPVPTLFRQNADGNISASFRYRGTATFAVKKKQIGFPDVLSGHYAKESIESLAAKSVIQGFEDNTFRPQATVTRAQFAAMLVKALGIKEDTSAVSAFTDVTTDKWYSSVVNTAYQAQLLSGRGGGIFAPEDLITAQEMATMVTTALRYAEFTKTLSSEQQTEHLMQLPNSDGLFAYALAPIALCIEENILTGPTFNTFNATKPADRAMAADMLYRMLKTVKFIN, from the coding sequence ATGAAACCGAAAAAGCTCTCCGCTCTGCTTGCCGCGCTGCTTGTAACAGCTCCGGTCATGCCGCTGGCAACCACCGAGTCTGCGTTTGCGGCAACCAAGCTAACCGCCCCGACAGACGTCCTGTTACAGCCCGACCGCACCGTCACTTGGAAGACGGTCGCAAATGCATCGGGATATTCTGTAAAAGTGTATGAAGCTGTGACTGACAAACTGATCGGTGAACGCAATGTTTACAACGGAACAGCCAAGTATGCACTAAACGATCTGCTGATGCAAAACGGAACCTACTATGCCCGCGTGACCGCGCTTGGCAACTCGTTCACGTACACCAACTCGGCAGAGTCGGCCCGTTCAAACACGCTGACCGTTTCCATTAAAATGACCTTGCCAGCTCCGGCCCAGCCCACGCTTACTTCTGAAGGTCTGGTCACATGGCCCACAGGTACGAACAACGGTTATCTGCTCAGCGTCTATCATGCGCCGAGCAATACGCTCGTCGGCAGCAGACTGCTGAATAAAGACTCGACCAGCGCCGACATTTCTCCACTGATCCCGGCGCTTGGCAATTACTATGTCAAGTTGCTCGCCAAAGGAGATGCCGCTACGATGGAGGATTCAGCCGAGTCAAACGCCTCCAATGCGGTGGAGCTCAAACCTGCCTTGCGCCTGACCGCTCCGACTACGCTTGCCCTGACCGAAAAACGCATCGCCACTTGGAACGGGGTCGAAGGCAACAACGGCTACCGCATCTCCGTCTATTCCGCAGGCATCAACGCGATCGTCGGTTTTCTGCAAGCACCTAAAGATAGCACACAGGTCGACGTGAGCAGTTTGATTCGCTCGACAGGCAACTATTACATCCGCATTCAAACGCTCGGAGCGAACAACAGCTCCTCCGAAGACTCCGCTTCGTCCGCGTCCATCCAATACTTTATTGAAGACAATCTCTATGTCGTGCCACAGGACAAGTTGACAGCAACCACCGTCACCACCGATTATGCGGTGCATACCGACCTGCAGGTGGAGCGCGATACAGTGCTCGCCGAACTGGTGGCCGACAAGAGCTTTACCAGCATGCTCGTGCCTGTTAAAGTCGATAGCTCTGATCTCTCCGTGCAGGTACAGGGCCAACTCGCTTTGCAATTGCTGTCCAACTCGTCATCGGCCAAACTGCGCATCCACACCAGCATTGGCGAACTGACCTTGCCCGTGCAGGAGATCGCTGACATGGCGCATGCCCGCTCCTTGAACCTCGCCGACTATACGGTACAGGTTGATCTGAAGCAGACGGCAGCCGCCCGTCCGTCCGAGTATGAGACGATTCCGCTCCAACTCTCCTTGAGCCTGGTAGACAAGAACAAACAGGCGGTAAGCATTGTGGACAGCAAGTCCTACCTGACCTTAACCATTCCCGTTCCAGGCGCGAAATCGTCCGATCTGAAAACGCTGTCCGGCGTACGTCTGACCGATACGTTCGAACCTGTACCGACTTTGTTCCGCCAAAACGCGGACGGCAACATCTCAGCATCTTTCCGCTATCGTGGCACCGCAACGTTTGCCGTAAAGAAAAAGCAGATCGGGTTCCCCGACGTGCTTTCCGGTCACTACGCGAAGGAATCGATCGAATCACTGGCTGCCAAATCGGTGATTCAAGGCTTTGAAGACAACACCTTCCGCCCGCAAGCGACGGTGACCCGCGCACAATTTGCTGCGATGCTGGTCAAAGCGCTGGGAATCAAAGAAGACACTTCGGCCGTTTCCGCATTCACCGACGTGACGACCGACAAATGGTACAGCAGTGTCGTCAACACCGCTTATCAAGCCCAGTTGCTAAGCGGGCGCGGCGGCGGCATCTTTGCCCCAGAGGATTTGATCACCGCACAAGAGATGGCGACGATGGTCACCACCGCCCTGCGCTATGCAGAATTCACCAAAACGCTGAGCAGCGAGCAACAGACTGAGCATCTGATGCAGTTGCCCAACAGCGACGGTCTGTTCGCCTACGCGCTGGCTCCGATCGCCCTGTGCATCGAAGAGAACATCCTGACCGGACCTACTTTCAACACATTCAATGCGACAAAACCGGCCGACCGCGCCATGGCGGCCGATATGCTGTACCGCATGCTCAAAACGGTCAAGTTTATCAATTAA
- a CDS encoding DUF4062 domain-containing protein, translated as MAKPRAFISSTIHDLQHVREVVADSLRNLGIEAVLSENGHVPYGNGEALEEDCYKEIELCDILISIVGKRYGSESAEKGYSISQKELRRALLHGKQTYIFIDRYVYQDFGIYKLNKANKPITYASVADTRIFNFIEELEQFATNRPIFTFTTANDITNMLNEQLLGLFQRLLSEHNDRSRTLCKHTTQQLPPMIQARLPDQHPACVRIQTLLNIPDQITFSTVTELNGLLRQNQFHLVKPLPWESHFEWAKVLNGIQWYLRISKTIFDHDETVVYSPVKLWDDSLITLDRDELESKER; from the coding sequence ATGGCAAAACCAAGGGCATTCATCAGCTCAACAATCCACGACCTGCAACACGTACGTGAGGTTGTTGCAGACTCCTTACGAAACCTTGGTATTGAAGCTGTCCTATCTGAAAACGGTCATGTCCCTTATGGGAACGGGGAGGCACTTGAGGAAGATTGTTACAAAGAAATCGAACTTTGCGACATTCTCATTTCCATCGTGGGAAAGCGTTATGGATCTGAATCTGCAGAAAAAGGATACTCCATCTCACAAAAAGAATTGCGTCGGGCACTTCTCCACGGGAAACAGACCTATATCTTCATCGACCGCTACGTGTACCAAGATTTCGGAATCTATAAGCTGAACAAAGCAAACAAACCCATAACATACGCATCTGTGGCCGACACAAGAATCTTTAACTTCATCGAAGAGCTGGAACAATTCGCAACCAATCGCCCAATTTTCACTTTTACAACCGCAAACGATATCACGAATATGTTAAACGAGCAATTACTAGGACTCTTTCAGAGATTGCTAAGTGAACATAATGACAGATCCAGAACCTTATGTAAACATACCACACAGCAACTCCCGCCCATGATCCAAGCCCGTCTTCCAGATCAACACCCTGCGTGCGTCAGGATTCAAACACTGCTAAACATTCCCGATCAAATAACTTTCTCGACGGTAACAGAACTTAACGGTCTTCTGCGTCAGAACCAATTCCATTTGGTCAAACCACTCCCATGGGAAAGTCATTTTGAATGGGCAAAAGTCCTAAATGGCATCCAATGGTACTTACGAATCTCCAAAACGATTTTCGATCATGACGAAACTGTAGTATACTCTCCTGTGAAATTATGGGATGACAGTCTAATAACCCTAGATCGGGATGAACTGGAAAGCAAAGAAAGGTAA
- a CDS encoding acyltransferase: MRLREIDFIRAIAALSVIAIHITASYVTDTTLGRAWNEIMRYAVPLFILLSGFVLYKIEMGRPQLSYLQFQRKRMGKVLIPYVLWTLLYVLYIAREFLRNNGFEGIPRLWSPTLDHLYYGTAFYHLYFLIITFQLYLLYPLLRDAMNRKPLWVLSGSFLLTLFAQVAAYMHWDLGWRISFFPNWLFFFVFGMYFALHKQSWEPKLRRNSLLVGALWIASLAIVFLDGYFTKKWAYSVKPSVMLYTILSFLFFYVVAMRFADTKSRFGKLLDWLSAQSFLIFLLHPLVLNLFGNQMRKYGYGSLLDGNLGMIMLYLIVTLITCGLTWIGSHLPLTTYLGGVYSGKKAKPAPRNQQA, translated from the coding sequence ATGCGCTTGCGAGAAATCGACTTCATCCGTGCCATCGCAGCATTATCGGTGATTGCGATCCATATCACGGCCAGTTACGTGACCGACACGACACTTGGCCGCGCTTGGAACGAAATCATGCGCTACGCAGTGCCCTTGTTTATCCTCTTGTCAGGATTTGTGCTTTACAAGATCGAGATGGGGCGGCCTCAGCTTAGCTACCTGCAATTTCAACGCAAACGGATGGGCAAAGTGCTGATCCCGTACGTGTTGTGGACCCTGCTCTATGTTCTGTACATCGCCCGCGAGTTTTTGCGCAACAACGGCTTTGAAGGCATCCCGCGCCTGTGGTCGCCGACGCTCGATCATCTCTATTATGGAACGGCCTTTTATCATCTGTACTTTTTGATCATCACCTTCCAGCTCTACCTGTTGTACCCGCTTTTGCGTGACGCGATGAACCGCAAGCCACTCTGGGTGCTCAGCGGCTCCTTCCTGCTCACCCTTTTTGCCCAAGTGGCCGCCTACATGCATTGGGATCTGGGCTGGCGGATCAGCTTTTTCCCGAATTGGCTGTTCTTTTTTGTGTTCGGCATGTACTTCGCCTTGCACAAGCAGAGCTGGGAACCCAAACTGCGCCGCAACAGCCTGCTGGTCGGTGCACTTTGGATCGCATCGCTTGCCATCGTGTTCCTCGACGGCTACTTCACCAAGAAATGGGCGTACTCGGTCAAACCGAGCGTGATGCTGTACACGATTCTGTCATTCTTGTTCTTCTACGTGGTAGCAATGCGTTTCGCAGACACGAAAAGTCGCTTCGGGAAACTCCTCGATTGGCTTTCCGCTCAGTCTTTCCTGATTTTCTTGCTCCACCCTCTAGTCCTGAACCTGTTTGGCAACCAGATGAGAAAATACGGGTACGGCAGTCTGCTCGATGGAAATCTTGGCATGATCATGCTCTATCTGATCGTCACCTTGATCACCTGTGGGCTCACTTGGATCGGCTCCCACCTTCCACTCACCACCTACCTCGGCGGCGTTTACAGCGGCAAAAAAGCCAAACCAGCGCCGCGCAACCAGCAAGCCTAA
- a CDS encoding GerMN domain-containing protein: MKKRMLGFALLIGASLVMTACGSSQTAKQPAQTPEQQQPAGSQSSPSVNRDDVPDASKEEITVYRGNQDGTAVVKEKHSIAKMESKEKKMTVLFNLLQESGQNSAPSVPKRVQLKSAVLAGDVLTLDLSQDVQSMSSTEETIFMEALPSTVFDNLTDVNTIKFKINGEDAQALSQMDVSKGIARK; encoded by the coding sequence ATGAAAAAGCGGATGCTCGGGTTTGCGCTACTGATCGGTGCAAGCCTTGTGATGACGGCGTGCGGATCGTCGCAAACGGCAAAACAACCCGCTCAAACGCCTGAACAACAGCAACCTGCGGGGTCGCAGTCGTCGCCTTCGGTCAACCGCGATGATGTTCCAGACGCTAGCAAAGAGGAGATCACCGTTTATCGCGGCAACCAAGATGGGACGGCTGTGGTCAAGGAGAAACATTCGATCGCCAAGATGGAGAGCAAGGAGAAAAAGATGACTGTGCTGTTCAACCTGCTTCAGGAAAGCGGCCAGAATTCAGCTCCCTCCGTACCGAAACGCGTGCAATTGAAGAGCGCTGTTCTGGCAGGCGACGTGCTGACGCTCGATCTGAGTCAAGATGTGCAGAGCATGAGTTCCACGGAGGAAACGATCTTCATGGAGGCTCTTCCGAGCACAGTCTTTGATAATCTGACAGACGTCAACACCATCAAATTCAAAATCAACGGTGAAGATGCTCAAGCGCTTAGTCAGATGGACGTGTCAAAAGGCATCGCCAGAAAGTAA